A genomic window from Candidatus Dormiibacterota bacterium includes:
- a CDS encoding BTAD domain-containing putative transcriptional regulator — translation MQEKLVGDIMYGLDAELLDAILILTRMNIITIADLHMAVPDRAYAIADELQQRVPLLIHDPVRGTLRAHPWLARALSTRYAQRADELTRSIGASYEAAKDWLAAVRAYIAVSDWKAVERCLDRVEFGTLTLKCTPEMELLADVGNAALVKYPRLWCATLPNRRFAVDAGDLLAEGRLLSVRRDDYAVELTFANAILAFDAGDRAHLDACVGWMRANAPGSVYAGALDLWYGGMLFGRFDHDAYERLCARAPELALDAVLAVDALGSHLRLNGNGFAIDEVFSKALARTRQMGDRRLSSRIRAQMIFEAWLRGHDEDVDRLMRDLESATLAYRHDPFTAFCSAVKNGNTEALHGRLTPQWRAIAALMIAGRACSPEQACAIAQYGLTQSDASLDPLARILCRVALVLLGKDLDGALLRESLTLAETIEAPLLREDLHVLCAKSGKLRMLAPIELRLAAYTGNRIVADLLSQRVWLGTRQMRLSERARDLLFTLALNARSVSSSELKRMLWPTLSDAKASNALKAAVHRLRAQLGDAPLIQSDGSGYSLSSETIVDIAPLLDALLLAEGKNGIDDGLVRRLSAAAALLSERITRRRRRYYAHLQRRIVNVLGVHAVENGRYGLARKYATMMFELDPYDERAYALVITAMKRSGDISAAGGAYAAYRNAMAEAGIQSNSSLDELVLVPAINLRQVGE, via the coding sequence ATGCAAGAAAAGCTCGTTGGGGACATCATGTACGGTCTTGACGCAGAGTTGCTCGATGCCATTCTGATCCTCACTCGCATGAATATCATCACGATTGCCGACCTCCATATGGCTGTGCCCGATCGTGCGTATGCCATTGCCGATGAACTGCAACAGCGGGTTCCTCTGCTGATCCACGATCCCGTACGCGGAACATTGCGCGCGCACCCGTGGCTTGCCCGGGCGCTGTCTACACGTTACGCTCAGCGTGCCGATGAACTGACGCGATCGATCGGAGCCTCGTACGAAGCGGCGAAGGATTGGCTGGCCGCAGTGCGAGCATATATTGCTGTGAGCGATTGGAAAGCCGTTGAGCGTTGCCTGGATCGCGTGGAGTTCGGGACTCTTACTCTTAAGTGTACGCCGGAGATGGAGTTGCTGGCGGACGTGGGCAACGCTGCATTGGTTAAGTATCCGCGATTGTGGTGCGCGACGCTGCCCAACCGGCGCTTTGCGGTTGACGCGGGCGACTTGCTGGCAGAAGGGCGTTTACTGAGCGTACGGCGTGACGATTATGCCGTGGAGCTAACGTTTGCTAACGCGATCTTGGCCTTTGATGCGGGTGATCGAGCCCATTTGGACGCGTGCGTAGGGTGGATGCGAGCGAATGCCCCAGGAAGCGTTTACGCCGGGGCGCTCGATTTGTGGTATGGCGGCATGCTTTTTGGGCGCTTCGATCACGATGCTTACGAACGCCTTTGCGCGCGTGCTCCGGAGCTGGCGCTTGACGCGGTACTCGCGGTCGATGCGCTGGGCTCGCATCTGCGCTTAAATGGCAACGGATTCGCCATCGACGAGGTGTTCTCTAAAGCACTCGCTAGAACTCGGCAGATGGGCGATCGACGTCTTTCGTCGCGCATCCGTGCGCAGATGATCTTCGAAGCATGGCTTCGCGGCCATGACGAGGACGTCGATCGTCTCATGCGCGACCTTGAGTCCGCCACGTTGGCATATCGGCACGATCCGTTTACGGCATTTTGCAGCGCAGTCAAAAACGGAAACACCGAAGCGCTGCACGGCCGGCTTACGCCGCAATGGCGAGCGATCGCTGCCCTGATGATCGCGGGCCGAGCGTGCAGCCCGGAGCAGGCCTGCGCCATTGCCCAATACGGACTCACCCAGTCCGATGCTTCTCTAGACCCGCTGGCGCGCATTCTCTGCAGGGTCGCTCTGGTGTTGCTGGGTAAGGATCTCGATGGAGCGCTTCTGCGCGAGTCACTCACGCTGGCAGAAACGATAGAGGCGCCGCTCCTACGCGAAGATCTGCACGTTCTGTGCGCGAAATCCGGAAAACTCCGGATGCTAGCGCCAATTGAGCTCCGGCTTGCCGCCTATACGGGTAACCGCATCGTCGCCGATCTGCTTTCTCAGCGCGTCTGGCTTGGTACGCGCCAAATGCGTCTGTCGGAGCGTGCGCGCGATCTGCTCTTTACGCTGGCCTTGAACGCGCGTTCGGTGAGTTCGTCAGAGCTAAAGCGCATGCTCTGGCCGACGCTCTCCGATGCCAAGGCGAGCAACGCACTTAAGGCGGCCGTTCATCGCCTGCGTGCTCAACTCGGCGACGCACCTCTGATTCAGTCCGATGGAAGCGGATACTCGCTATCGTCCGAAACGATCGTCGATATAGCACCGCTCTTAGACGCGTTACTACTCGCCGAGGGGAAAAATGGGATCGACGACGGCCTCGTCCGGCGCCTGAGCGCTGCCGCTGCGCTACTCTCCGAACGCATAACCCGTCGCCGGCGCAGATACTATGCCCATCTGCAGCGCAGAATCGTCAATGTGCTCGGGGTTCATGCCGTCGAGAACGGCCGCTACGGCCTTGCGCGCAAATATGCGACGATGATGTTCGAGCTCGATCCGTACGACGAACGCGCCTACGCACTCGTTATCACGGCCATGAAAAGAAGCGGAGATATCTCGGCTGCCGGCGGCGCCTACGCGGCCTACCGAAATGCCATGGCGGAAGCCGGTATCCAATCGAATAGTTCGCTCGACGAGCTCGTTCTCGTGCCGGCCATCAACCTTCGGCAAGTAGGCGAGTGA
- a CDS encoding copper amine oxidase N-terminal domain-containing protein: MAVASAADFGSPPSGEVPILYNDHTVYAKPDILKQSRVLAALVKDGQIYVPLRDMFEQMGATVTASADGKTITAAKEGVSVSVTLGRDIVVINGESRPLDVPPMLYHGVLLVPVRVLSEALGAYVQWVPDKRLVVVRYIPPTPMPTATPTAEPTVAPTATPVPVVVPTPSYNGFVEAAIWAPKSYNEFSAGQYCNESYFASAVYAPQNSKFAAKVDFRQYSYVTSSNITDAYGNQYTQFATIDGGTAVTPVFLGRQNSIDARLEYQIASPRVYVGVGYIRTSNNYGYPQLNGVGFGVEKLPDLRPGVSVYGSAFYYPTASGNYTVTSPGSSNLGTSYRQQYSITKYDVGLALVMKHSPLYLYGGFAADQYAVKQHAPIGQTHNGPYIGLGVKL; this comes from the coding sequence ATGGCTGTTGCCAGTGCCGCAGATTTCGGAAGCCCGCCTTCGGGCGAAGTTCCGATCCTCTATAACGATCACACGGTCTATGCGAAGCCCGACATCCTCAAGCAGAGTCGCGTGCTCGCGGCTCTTGTAAAAGACGGACAGATCTACGTACCGCTGCGCGATATGTTCGAGCAGATGGGCGCCACCGTCACCGCCTCGGCCGACGGAAAGACCATTACCGCAGCCAAAGAGGGCGTCAGCGTATCGGTGACGCTGGGCCGAGACATCGTCGTTATCAACGGCGAATCGCGTCCGCTCGACGTGCCGCCGATGCTCTATCACGGCGTGCTGCTCGTGCCGGTTCGCGTACTCTCCGAAGCGCTGGGCGCCTACGTGCAGTGGGTACCGGATAAACGGTTGGTCGTCGTTCGTTACATTCCGCCGACGCCGATGCCGACGGCTACGCCGACAGCCGAGCCGACCGTAGCACCAACGGCAACACCCGTGCCGGTCGTCGTGCCGACGCCGTCGTACAATGGGTTCGTTGAAGCTGCAATCTGGGCACCTAAGAGCTACAACGAGTTCTCGGCCGGTCAGTACTGTAATGAGTCATACTTTGCTAGCGCCGTGTATGCCCCGCAGAATTCGAAATTCGCCGCGAAAGTCGATTTCCGTCAATACTCGTACGTGACGAGCAGCAATATCACCGACGCCTACGGCAACCAATATACGCAGTTCGCCACGATCGACGGCGGCACGGCGGTCACGCCGGTGTTCCTAGGACGTCAGAATTCGATCGATGCACGGTTGGAGTACCAAATCGCCTCGCCGCGTGTATACGTTGGTGTCGGCTACATTCGCACGTCGAACAACTACGGCTACCCGCAACTCAACGGCGTCGGCTTCGGCGTTGAGAAACTTCCCGATCTGCGGCCGGGTGTCAGCGTGTACGGTTCGGCCTTCTACTATCCCACCGCGAGCGGGAACTACACCGTCACCAGTCCGGGCAGTTCCAACTTAGGCACGTCGTACCGGCAGCAGTACAGCATCACGAAATACGATGTAGGCCTCGCGCTCGTCATGAAACATTCCCCGCTCTATCTGTACGGCGGATTCGCCGCCGATCAATACGCAGTAAAACAACACGCACCCATCGGTCAGACGCATAACGGTCCGTATATCGGCCTCGGCGTGAAGCTCTAA
- a CDS encoding ice-binding family protein, which produces MQKTPRLLNARRLTALVALAFLASCSGSGCGNCTVPAFNATPLPGTTPTPTPGITPTPAPTPTPTPTPTPTPTPTPTAPPATLSCNQGAASIPLGPALAPFALLAGSTITNVGNTLVTYAPGATYGSFNDDLIGVSPGTAVTGFYPPGTVTDGPNAIYAAGYNTNAAVPLAAENALTTAYNTAAGKPATATVAGDLSQASSPGFPTGTLPAGVYKSTSSLSIAAGNLTLDGGGNPQSVFIFQMGSTLTTTLNGGISGNVLLINQASPCNIYWQVGSSATLGGATFYGNVLAFSSVTINATNFTGRALAGGPTLGDGAVSIPIIAGSLITNPGGQ; this is translated from the coding sequence ATGCAAAAGACCCCTCGTCTCTTGAACGCCCGTCGACTCACGGCTTTGGTGGCGTTGGCCTTCCTCGCCTCGTGCAGCGGCAGCGGATGCGGCAATTGCACCGTACCGGCCTTTAACGCCACGCCGCTCCCAGGCACTACGCCCACACCGACACCGGGCATCACGCCGACACCGGCCCCCACCCCCACCCCCACCCCCACCCCAACCCCAACCCCAACCCCAACCCCTACGGCTCCGCCGGCAACGCTTTCTTGCAACCAGGGCGCCGCCTCGATCCCGCTTGGGCCGGCCCTGGCCCCATTCGCGTTGCTTGCCGGTTCCACGATCACCAACGTCGGCAACACCTTGGTGACCTACGCGCCGGGCGCGACATACGGCAGCTTTAACGACGATCTGATCGGCGTTTCACCGGGAACTGCGGTCACCGGATTCTATCCTCCGGGCACCGTAACCGATGGTCCCAACGCCATCTATGCGGCCGGCTACAATACGAACGCCGCCGTGCCGCTGGCGGCCGAAAATGCGCTGACCACGGCATATAACACCGCCGCCGGGAAGCCCGCCACCGCTACGGTCGCGGGAGATCTCTCGCAGGCCAGCTCGCCCGGATTCCCGACCGGCACGCTCCCGGCCGGAGTCTACAAATCGACGTCCTCGCTCTCCATCGCCGCCGGAAACCTCACCTTGGATGGCGGCGGAAATCCCCAGAGCGTGTTCATCTTCCAGATGGGATCGACGCTCACTACCACCCTGAACGGCGGCATCAGTGGGAACGTGTTGCTCATCAACCAGGCGAGCCCGTGTAACATCTATTGGCAGGTCGGAAGCTCGGCGACGCTGGGCGGCGCGACCTTCTACGGCAACGTGCTCGCGTTTTCATCGGTCACCATCAACGCCACAAACTTCACCGGCCGTGCTTTGGCGGGCGGCCCGACGCTGGGAGACGGCGCCGTCTCCATACCGATCATCGCCGGTTCGCTTATCACCAATCCCGGCGGCCAATAA
- a CDS encoding Crp/Fnr family transcriptional regulator: MIVNQEQPFDSKTFLGAVGDGRTIQKYRKNSTIFAQGDPADAVFYIQRGEVKLAVVSPRGKEAVIAILNEGFFFGEGCLAGQTVRMASALTLTDCSIVRVAKAVMVNVLHAEQEFSETFITHLLTRSIRIEEDLVDQLFNSSEKRLARVLLLLANFGKESRPEEVIPNISQETLAEMIGTTRSRVSFFLNKFRKLGFIEYNGVIRVHTSLLNVILHD, from the coding sequence ATGATCGTCAACCAAGAACAACCCTTCGATTCCAAAACCTTTCTCGGTGCGGTGGGCGACGGACGCACGATCCAGAAGTATCGTAAAAACAGCACCATTTTCGCCCAGGGAGACCCGGCGGATGCGGTTTTTTACATACAACGCGGCGAAGTAAAACTTGCGGTCGTATCCCCGCGCGGCAAAGAAGCCGTTATTGCCATCCTGAACGAGGGGTTTTTCTTCGGCGAGGGATGCCTAGCGGGTCAAACGGTTCGCATGGCATCGGCACTAACGCTAACGGATTGCTCCATCGTTCGCGTCGCAAAAGCCGTGATGGTGAACGTTCTGCACGCCGAGCAGGAGTTCTCCGAGACGTTTATTACGCATCTTCTGACGCGCAGCATCCGCATCGAAGAAGATCTGGTGGATCAGCTCTTCAATTCGAGCGAGAAGCGCCTTGCCCGCGTCCTGCTCTTGCTCGCCAACTTCGGGAAAGAATCGCGCCCCGAGGAAGTGATCCCCAATATCAGCCAAGAGACGCTCGCCGAGATGATCGGCACGACGCGTTCTCGCGTCAGTTTCTTCCTCAACAAATTCCGCAAGCTCGGCTTTATCGAATACAACGGCGTCATCCGCGTCCATACCTCGCTCCTGAACGTCATCCTCCACGACTGA
- a CDS encoding CPBP family intramembrane glutamic endopeptidase, giving the protein MKRSTIAGAITWILAELIMVVWDPHRSWIGPAMLGYVLLLWLVVAAIVPEDKAAEQSTLAASATGARLWLRYGIVLATLFAVFMVYSVWYGGYVRLPRLGGVLRGYNAFFGLTFGQPLFNFTLYAVLPGTLLFALGMHRNEVGLTRPAPYTWRAALPCLALPAIFIALALYRGTLSLGFLVTLAVRNFFSNGFSEEFLIRGMTLSHLRACMRTPWALFAQAVIFSLLHYGAVSRQEHGNAIMIVANVIAENFPMAFALGLVALRTRSLALPTVLRISFDMMGNFVGL; this is encoded by the coding sequence GTGAAACGCAGCACGATCGCGGGCGCAATCACGTGGATTCTCGCGGAACTCATCATGGTCGTTTGGGATCCACACCGTTCGTGGATCGGTCCCGCGATGCTGGGCTACGTGCTGCTGCTGTGGCTCGTCGTCGCAGCGATCGTCCCTGAGGATAAGGCCGCCGAGCAATCCACGCTCGCAGCATCCGCGACCGGAGCACGCTTGTGGCTTCGCTACGGCATCGTCCTGGCAACCCTCTTCGCCGTCTTCATGGTGTACTCGGTGTGGTACGGCGGATACGTCCGCTTGCCGCGGCTGGGCGGGGTCTTGCGCGGCTACAACGCATTCTTCGGGCTCACGTTCGGGCAACCGCTATTCAATTTCACGCTATATGCCGTGCTGCCGGGAACTCTGTTATTCGCCCTGGGCATGCATCGCAATGAGGTGGGGTTAACGCGACCGGCGCCATACACGTGGAGGGCCGCTCTTCCTTGCCTCGCGTTGCCGGCGATTTTCATCGCGCTGGCTCTTTACCGTGGCACCCTTAGCCTCGGCTTTCTCGTTACGCTCGCCGTTCGCAACTTCTTCAGCAACGGATTCAGCGAGGAATTCCTCATTCGCGGGATGACGCTCTCGCATCTTCGCGCGTGTATGCGGACGCCGTGGGCGCTCTTCGCTCAGGCCGTCATCTTCTCGCTTCTTCACTATGGCGCGGTCAGCCGGCAGGAGCACGGTAACGCGATCATGATCGTCGCAAACGTTATCGCGGAGAATTTCCCAATGGCGTTTGCCCTGGGTCTGGTCGCGCTACGCACGCGCAGCCTCGCGCTGCCGACAGTGCTCCGCATCTCGTTCGACATGATGGGGAACTTTGTGGGCCTCTAA
- a CDS encoding peptide ABC transporter substrate-binding protein, which translates to MHTRPLLAVALALLFLASCARPATLTDTLIIDQQREPMSLNAALENGASSTELGLLLFNYLVKFNDRGRLVGDIATTVPTLANGGISSDGKTITYHLRAGVRFADGIPLTARDCVYSIDAILNPANNVQSRYGYDRIARADAPSATTLVLHLREPFAPLITLVLAPQGYPILPAHLLASKPNFNHIAFDDAPIGGGPYVVAHWYHGDRIELTANPHYFRGVPSIKHVTIRFVSDSSTAVNQLHTGEANGLFNDLDMGNVPLIAAIPQMRLLRTPVNAVGSLIYNTQDPITGDPRVRRALTQAIDIPSLIAKAYRGAVDATDAGRGLFEWAYDPRAPLTAPYDPAAARALMRSAGWRTGSGGIRTKNGKRLTVLMLIQANTPGDEIIGSAIQQAERAIGVDLSLKAYEVTQFAAPAQSGGPIYGGKFQMALYPFVNGDDPDVTDQFGCANIPPNGYNKPRYCDPALDALMKAARTTYDPARRLALYARIQERLSRALPMVLLYQRREIDAFSSRIHGPTGSVSSVLWNAGSWTMSR; encoded by the coding sequence TTGCATACACGCCCATTGCTTGCCGTAGCGCTTGCGCTTCTTTTCCTGGCCTCGTGCGCGCGCCCGGCGACGCTCACCGATACGCTGATCATCGACCAACAGCGCGAGCCGATGTCGCTCAACGCCGCGCTCGAAAACGGCGCATCTTCGACCGAACTCGGACTCTTGCTCTTCAACTACCTCGTGAAGTTCAACGATCGCGGGCGACTGGTCGGCGACATCGCCACGACGGTACCGACGCTGGCAAACGGCGGCATCAGCAGCGACGGTAAAACCATCACCTATCATCTGCGCGCCGGCGTGCGCTTTGCCGACGGCATCCCGCTCACCGCGCGGGATTGCGTTTACTCGATCGATGCGATCCTCAACCCCGCCAACAACGTGCAGAGCCGCTACGGCTACGATCGCATCGCCCGCGCCGACGCCCCGAGCGCCACCACGCTGGTGTTGCATCTGCGCGAGCCGTTCGCGCCGCTCATCACGCTCGTCCTCGCGCCGCAGGGCTATCCGATTTTGCCCGCGCACCTGCTCGCGTCAAAACCGAACTTTAACCACATCGCCTTCGACGACGCTCCCATCGGCGGCGGCCCGTACGTCGTTGCCCATTGGTACCATGGCGACCGCATAGAGCTCACGGCGAATCCCCACTACTTCCGCGGCGTGCCCTCCATCAAACACGTCACGATTCGCTTCGTCTCCGATTCCAGTACCGCGGTGAACCAGCTCCACACGGGCGAAGCGAACGGCCTGTTCAACGACCTCGACATGGGCAACGTGCCGTTGATCGCCGCGATTCCGCAGATGCGCCTTCTGCGCACGCCGGTCAATGCCGTCGGCTCGCTCATCTACAACACGCAAGATCCGATCACCGGCGACCCGCGCGTGCGACGCGCCCTGACGCAGGCGATCGATATCCCCTCGCTCATCGCGAAGGCGTATCGCGGCGCGGTCGATGCGACCGACGCCGGACGCGGGCTCTTCGAATGGGCCTACGATCCCCGCGCGCCGCTTACCGCGCCGTACGATCCGGCAGCGGCCCGCGCGCTGATGCGCTCCGCCGGATGGCGTACGGGCAGCGGCGGCATCCGCACCAAAAACGGCAAGCGGCTCACCGTGCTCATGCTGATCCAAGCCAATACGCCGGGCGATGAAATCATCGGCAGCGCCATACAGCAGGCGGAGCGCGCCATCGGGGTAGACCTCTCGCTCAAAGCGTACGAGGTGACGCAGTTCGCCGCTCCCGCCCAGAGCGGCGGCCCCATCTACGGCGGCAAGTTCCAAATGGCGCTCTATCCGTTCGTCAACGGCGACGATCCCGACGTCACCGACCAGTTCGGCTGCGCCAACATTCCGCCGAACGGCTACAACAAGCCACGCTATTGCGATCCGGCGCTCGATGCGCTCATGAAAGCCGCGCGCACCACCTACGATCCCGCTCGCCGTCTCGCGCTCTACGCCCGCATCCAAGAACGTCTATCGCGCGCGCTGCCGATGGTCTTGCTCTATCAACGCCGCGAGATCGATGCATTCTCCAGCCGCATTCACGGGCCAACCGGCTCGGTGAGCAGCGTCCTATGGAACGCCGGATCCTGGACGATGTCGCGGTAG
- a CDS encoding ammonium transporter, whose protein sequence is MVLLADLNPYLEAPKWLNSGDTAWQLTAATFVGLQSIPGLAILYAGLVKKKWALNSALMVFYAFASVLIVWSLVGYNMSFGNPMKLGPGILSAFLGMPGPALSATSELAQATIPLAAGAMPELHFSGAVMVFFQFVFAAITPILIAGSVLGRMNFKAWMIFVPVWSVIVYSIGAFSMWGGGWLAQLGAVDYSGGYVIHLAAGVSGFVAAAVVGPRLLADQRDFQPNNLIMAFAGAGILWLGWNGFNGGDPFFANSDAGAAVLNTNIATATALLVWLVADMFATGKPNAVSMINGMIAGLVAITPAAGFVNGYGAIAVGAATIIPWLTLNYLSRWSVMKKVDDTFSVLHTHGVAGLVGGLMAGIVADPKMLEYFANKAVKGSSDVSVTGWYYGNFAQFVHQAEAAAFIIVLNIVGTYVLLKLISLVVPLRATEDHMEAGDLAIHGVDPIPGFGTSGGPVNSHA, encoded by the coding sequence ATGGTTTTACTTGCTGATCTCAACCCATATCTCGAAGCACCCAAATGGTTGAACTCGGGCGATACGGCGTGGCAATTGACGGCCGCCACGTTCGTCGGGTTGCAGAGCATCCCGGGACTGGCGATTCTCTATGCCGGTCTGGTCAAGAAGAAATGGGCGCTGAACTCCGCGCTCATGGTTTTCTACGCGTTCGCTTCCGTGTTGATCGTGTGGTCGCTCGTGGGTTACAACATGAGCTTCGGCAACCCGATGAAACTTGGCCCCGGCATTCTCTCTGCCTTCCTGGGCATGCCCGGACCGGCGCTCTCGGCGACGTCGGAGCTCGCACAAGCAACCATACCGCTCGCCGCGGGTGCTATGCCCGAACTGCATTTCTCCGGCGCGGTGATGGTCTTCTTTCAATTCGTCTTTGCGGCGATTACACCGATCTTGATTGCGGGCTCGGTGCTGGGGCGCATGAACTTCAAGGCGTGGATGATCTTCGTTCCGGTGTGGAGCGTAATCGTCTACTCCATCGGCGCGTTTTCGATGTGGGGCGGCGGGTGGCTCGCGCAACTCGGTGCTGTCGACTATTCGGGAGGCTACGTCATTCACTTGGCTGCCGGCGTTTCGGGATTCGTCGCGGCTGCCGTGGTTGGGCCTCGTCTGCTCGCAGATCAGCGTGATTTCCAGCCGAACAACCTCATCATGGCGTTTGCCGGAGCCGGCATCCTGTGGCTCGGATGGAACGGCTTCAACGGCGGCGATCCGTTCTTTGCGAACTCGGACGCCGGGGCTGCCGTGCTCAATACCAACATCGCGACGGCGACGGCACTCTTAGTGTGGCTCGTCGCGGATATGTTCGCGACCGGCAAGCCGAACGCGGTTTCGATGATCAACGGCATGATCGCCGGCCTCGTCGCGATCACGCCGGCCGCCGGTTTCGTGAACGGCTACGGCGCCATTGCCGTCGGCGCGGCGACGATCATTCCATGGCTCACGCTCAATTATCTCAGCCGCTGGTCCGTGATGAAAAAGGTCGACGATACGTTCTCCGTGCTGCACACGCACGGCGTCGCCGGCCTAGTGGGCGGCCTCATGGCCGGTATAGTGGCCGATCCGAAGATGCTCGAGTACTTTGCTAACAAAGCCGTCAAGGGCTCCTCGGACGTCTCGGTGACCGGCTGGTACTATGGAAACTTCGCGCAGTTCGTGCATCAAGCCGAAGCGGCAGCCTTCATCATCGTGCTCAATATCGTGGGCACGTATGTGTTGCTCAAACTGATCTCTCTCGTCGTGCCGCTGCGCGCGACCGAAGATCATATGGAAGCCGGCGATCTCGCGATCCACGGCGTCGACCCCATCCCGGGCTTCGGGACCTCGGGCGGACCGGTGAACTCGCACGCATGA